From Desulfosalsimonas propionicica, the proteins below share one genomic window:
- the ubiE gene encoding bifunctional demethylmenaquinone methyltransferase/2-methoxy-6-polyprenyl-1,4-benzoquinol methylase UbiE yields the protein MSKNNPPGFVKSMFGAIAPYYDFLNRLLSIRQDVYWRRRLVAAMDLGQNARVLDAACGTGDVMLEIWRQKPGARVCGIDFSTEMLGIAARKIRQAARNPEGRLLAADILHPPFAQQSFDGISIAFGIRNITRRDLALEHFFRLLRPGGMMAVLELSTPRAGILRDLYLLYFKKILPAVGGLFSQNMRAYQYLPESVLNFPRPRAFAGLMESAGFENVGWKGLSAGIATLYTGRRPA from the coding sequence ATGAGCAAAAATAATCCTCCCGGCTTTGTCAAAAGCATGTTTGGCGCCATTGCGCCTTATTACGATTTTTTAAACCGGCTGCTGAGCATTCGGCAGGATGTCTATTGGCGGCGGCGCCTTGTGGCGGCCATGGATCTTGGCCAAAACGCAAGGGTCCTGGATGCGGCCTGCGGCACCGGGGACGTGATGCTTGAAATATGGCGCCAGAAACCCGGGGCCCGGGTTTGCGGTATTGATTTTTCAACGGAAATGCTGGGCATTGCCGCCCGGAAGATCAGGCAGGCGGCCAGAAACCCAGAGGGGCGGCTGCTGGCTGCAGACATCCTGCACCCGCCGTTTGCACAGCAAAGCTTTGACGGTATCTCCATAGCATTCGGCATCAGAAACATCACCCGGCGGGACCTGGCCCTGGAGCATTTTTTCAGACTGCTGCGGCCCGGCGGGATGATGGCCGTACTTGAACTGTCCACACCCCGTGCCGGGATACTGAGGGACTTGTACCTTCTTTACTTCAAAAAAATCCTGCCGGCCGTGGGGGGTCTTTTTTCCCAAAACATGCGGGCTTACCAGTATCTGCCCGAGTCCGTGCTCAACTTCCCCCGGCCGCGGGCTTTTGCCGGGCTCATGGAAAGCGCCGGGTTCGAAAATGTGGGCTGGAAGGGGCTGTCCGCCGGTATTGCCACCCTCTACACCGGGCGGAGGCCGGCCTGA
- the dnaJ gene encoding molecular chaperone DnaJ, whose amino-acid sequence MSEKRDYYEVLGVDRNVDSAELKTKYRKIALKYHPDRNPGDQEAEERFKEAAEAYEVLSNPEKRQLYDQFGHQAFENGGRGGQAGGFRDFEDIFSSFGDIFEDFFGFRSGGRGGQTRARRGSDLRYDLKIDFNDAAFGRETELDLEKMVVCDECHGSGAKPGTEARTCDQCRGTGQFVRSQGFFSVKSVCPRCRGQGTIITDPCPKCQGQKQVVARKKVELKIPAGVDSDSRLRLAGEGEPGVNGGPPGDLYVFIHVKPHETFERRENDVVCKVELSFVQAALGDEIVVPTLTGEETIQVPKGTQYGDTISLTNYGIPSLRTGLPGDQIVEVILKSPRNMSKRQEELMHEYLELESEKLTSRIKRIFTKTGGGSAKSAKSAKSAKAAKS is encoded by the coding sequence ATGAGTGAAAAACGGGACTATTACGAGGTTCTCGGCGTTGACAGAAACGTTGATTCCGCTGAATTAAAAACCAAATACCGCAAAATTGCCCTGAAGTATCATCCGGATCGCAATCCCGGTGATCAAGAGGCTGAAGAACGATTCAAGGAAGCTGCAGAAGCCTATGAGGTGCTTTCCAATCCGGAAAAGCGGCAGCTTTATGACCAGTTCGGCCACCAGGCATTTGAAAACGGCGGCAGAGGCGGCCAGGCCGGCGGATTTCGTGATTTTGAAGATATTTTTTCCAGTTTTGGCGATATTTTCGAGGACTTTTTCGGATTCCGCTCCGGTGGCCGCGGTGGACAAACCCGTGCCAGGCGGGGCTCAGATCTGCGATATGACTTGAAAATTGATTTTAATGACGCGGCCTTTGGCAGGGAAACCGAGCTGGACCTGGAAAAAATGGTGGTTTGCGACGAATGCCATGGCTCCGGCGCCAAGCCCGGCACCGAGGCCCGCACCTGTGATCAGTGCCGGGGAACCGGACAATTCGTGCGCAGCCAGGGCTTTTTTTCCGTTAAAAGTGTTTGTCCCAGGTGCCGGGGCCAGGGAACCATTATCACCGATCCGTGCCCCAAATGTCAGGGGCAGAAACAGGTGGTGGCACGCAAAAAAGTGGAATTGAAAATACCGGCCGGCGTGGACAGCGACTCCCGGCTGCGGCTTGCCGGAGAAGGCGAGCCCGGGGTCAACGGCGGTCCTCCCGGGGACCTGTACGTGTTCATCCATGTCAAGCCCCATGAAACTTTTGAGCGCCGGGAAAACGACGTTGTCTGCAAGGTGGAGCTTTCCTTTGTTCAGGCGGCCCTGGGAGATGAAATCGTGGTGCCCACGCTCACGGGCGAAGAAACCATCCAGGTGCCAAAAGGCACCCAGTACGGGGACACCATCAGCCTTACCAACTACGGGATCCCGTCTCTGCGCACGGGCCTGCCCGGCGATCAGATCGTGGAGGTGATCCTTAAATCTCCCAGAAACATGAGCAAGCGTCAGGAAGAGCTCATGCACGAGTATCTTGAGCTGGAATCTGAAAAACTGACATCCCGGATCAAGCGGATTTTCACCAAAACCGGAGGCGGGTCGGCAAAGTCTGCAAAGTCGGCAAAATCAGCCAAAGCCGCCAAGTCCTGA
- the queD gene encoding 6-carboxytetrahydropterin synthase QueD, whose product MYELKVVNRFAAAHQLKMVTEKCENLHGHNWKVELFVAGEKLQDSGVLMDFGIIKKRLGAIIDSLDHKFLNELPAFADANPSSETIARYIADAFTERIEPGEGIFVSRVHVWESDDACAAYWPPR is encoded by the coding sequence ATGTACGAACTCAAAGTGGTCAACCGGTTTGCCGCCGCTCACCAGTTGAAGATGGTCACGGAAAAATGCGAAAACCTCCATGGCCACAATTGGAAGGTGGAGCTTTTTGTAGCAGGGGAAAAATTGCAGGATTCCGGGGTGTTAATGGATTTTGGTATCATCAAAAAACGCCTCGGGGCAATCATTGACAGCCTGGATCACAAGTTTTTAAACGAGCTGCCGGCCTTTGCCGATGCCAATCCCTCTTCCGAAACCATTGCCCGCTACATTGCCGATGCCTTTACCGAGCGTATTGAGCCCGGAGAAGGGATTTTTGTCTCCCGGGTCCATGTCTGGGAATCCGATGACGCGTGCGCGGCTTACTGGCCGCCCCGGTAG
- the pyrE gene encoding orotate phosphoribosyltransferase, with amino-acid sequence MKNELIDLLCKKSFQFSEEPVFKLASGQTSHYYINCKPVTLSSRGLYLIGHLVFDALKDRSIEAVGGMTFGADPIAVAASLISETRGAPFAAFSIRKTQKDHGIVKWIEGDLSAGQRVAIVEDVATTGGSSLKAIERARSEGLFVDCVVMLVDREEGGAENIQKTVPEVRSIVTRAELLAAYRGGQ; translated from the coding sequence ATGAAAAACGAACTTATTGACCTTTTGTGCAAAAAATCATTTCAATTCTCCGAAGAGCCGGTTTTCAAGCTGGCCTCAGGGCAAACGAGCCATTATTACATCAATTGCAAACCTGTCACGCTCAGCTCCCGGGGGCTTTATCTCATCGGGCACCTTGTGTTTGACGCCTTAAAAGACCGCTCCATTGAAGCGGTGGGCGGCATGACATTCGGCGCAGACCCCATTGCCGTGGCCGCATCCCTGATCTCGGAAACCCGGGGCGCTCCGTTTGCGGCCTTTTCCATCCGAAAAACCCAAAAGGACCACGGCATTGTCAAATGGATTGAGGGGGATCTGTCGGCCGGACAGCGGGTGGCAATTGTTGAGGACGTGGCCACCACAGGCGGATCATCGCTGAAGGCCATAGAAAGGGCGCGCAGCGAAGGGCTTTTCGTGGATTGCGTGGTAATGCTGGTCGACCGCGAGGAAGGGGGAGCGGAAAATATCCAAAAAACCGTGCCCGAGGTCCGCTCCATTGTCACCCGCGCCGAACTGCTGGCCGCCTACCGGGGCGGCCAGTAA